A single genomic interval of Trichosurus vulpecula isolate mTriVul1 chromosome 6, mTriVul1.pri, whole genome shotgun sequence harbors:
- the ATOH1 gene encoding protein atonal homolog 1, giving the protein MSRLLHAEEWAEVKELGDHHHHSHPQHHHNQQQQQTQPAPNLPGREHQGYPPGLSLLDSTDPRAWLAPTLQGICTARAAQYLLHSPELGAAETLSHHEETDPRVELVRRSGSNSSSSSSSSSSSSGSTSSLSKSPGSVKVREQLSKLKGGLMVDELSCSRQRAPSSKQVNGVQKQRRLAANARERRRMHGLNHAFDQLRNVIPSFNNDKKLSKYETLQMAQIYINALSDLLQTPSGGEQPTQPPASCKNDHHHLRASSYETSASAAGTSAVSPAPGGGSRPSPQGNCRTRFSGPTSAGGYSVQLDALHFSSFEETALTAMMAQKTLSPSLPGGILQPVQEESSKTSPRSHRSDGEFSPHSHYSDSDEAS; this is encoded by the coding sequence ATGTCCCGTCTGCTGCACGCAGAAGAGTGGGCTGAAGTGAAGGAGTTAggagaccaccaccaccactcccatcCCCAACATCACCACaaccagcagcaacagcagacGCAGCCAGCTCCGAATCTTCCTGGGAGAGAGCACCAAGGCTATCCTCCTGGGCTGTCGCTCTTGGACAGCACCGATCCACGCGCCTGGCTGGCTCCCACTTTGCAGGGCATCTGCACGGCACGCGCCGCCCAATACTTGCTGCATTCCCCGGAACTGGGTGCAGCTGAGACCCTGTCCCACCACGAGGAGACGGACCCAAGGGTGGAACTTGTGAGGAGGAGCggcagtaacagcagcagcagcagtagcagcagcagcagcagcagtggaagCACCAGCAGCCTCAGCAAGAGTCCTGGTTCGGTGAAAGTGCGTGAGCAGTTGAGCAAACTGAAAGGTGGGTTGATGGTGGATGAACTGAGCTGCAGCAGGCAGAGAGCCCCTTCCAGCAAACAGGTGAACGGGGTGCAGAAACAGAGAAGGCTGGCTGCCAATgctagagaaagaagaaggatgcACGGACTCAACCACGCCTTCGACCAGCTGCGCAACGTTATCCCGTCCTTCAATAACGACAAGAAGCTCTCCAAGTACGAAACCCTACAGATGGCTCAAATCTACATTAATGCCCTGTCCGATTTACTGCAAACACCTAGCGGTGGAGAGCAGCCAACCCAGCCCCCAGCCTCCTGCAAAAACGACCACCACCACCTGCGAGCATCTTCCTATGAAACGAGTGCAAGCGCGGCCGGCACTTCTGCAGTCTCCCCTGCCCCCGGAGGTGGATCACGACCATCTCCGCAGGGTAATTGCAGGACACGCTTCTCCGGCCCGACCTCTGCGGGAGGTTACTCAGTGCAACTGGACGCTCTGCACTTCTCGTCTTTCGAAGAAACCGCTCTGACCGCTATGATGGCGCAAAAGACCCTGTCTCCTTCTCTGCCCGGAGGCATCTTGCAGCCGGTGCAGGAAGAAAGTAGCAAAACTTCTCCCAGGTCCCACAGAAGTGATGGGGAGTTTTCCCCTCATTCTCATTACAGTGACTCGGACGAAGCAAGTTAG